The stretch of DNA AAGACTTTAGAGGCCTTGTGTGATAAGAATGTGACAACACGGCTGCCAGTTAGGACCTTCATGTGAGGATCTACCCACAGGGCACTGTCACGGGAAGATTTCAAACttgtttcttattaaaaacgTCTTCATATTAAGGATGCCGGCCAAGACGCCCATTTATCTCAAGGCAGCCAACAGCAAGAAGGGAAAGAAATACAGGTTGAGGGATATCTTGTCTCCTGATATGATTAGTCCTCCACTCGGAGACTTCCGACACACCATTCACATTGGGAAAGGAGGGGAGCAGGACGCCTTTGGAGACATGTCTTTTCTTCAAGGGAAATATGACCTTCTCCCAGGTAAAGAAGAGCCGGTTGCTCAACAGCATGTTGCATGCAGTGAGTTCTTCAGAGCAAACAGCACCTCTGATGCCACATTGGCAGAGACTCCTTctcctgtattaaaaaatgCCATTTCCCTTCCCGCGATTGGTGGTTCACAAGCTCTTACTCTGCCCTTGCTCTCCACAGTGGCATTCACCTCAACCCCCGAACACTTAGACCCAGTACAGAGACTCCCAGTCACGGCCGAAGCCAAAACAGAACTGGGGAAATTAGAAGAGAACGAGCTCCGCCTTTCCATGGAAGTTCTTAATTCAACCCAAACTCTCTTGATGGAAAAGGCACCGAAACCAAACCTTTCATCCTACATgccaaaggaaaaaacaaatccaCTTGAAAATGATAAATTACATCTGAGAGATAATGGATTTAAAAACACTGCACGCAGTTACACTAATGGCAATGGCGCaattcttcattcttcagaTATTTCTGGATATTACGCCGATTGGTTGAAAGACAGTACTGCAGAGGACAGTCGCCTGTGCGACTCTGAGTTTAAACTAACAAAAGGGAAAAGTGGTTCAGGAGACTCCATTTCAAAGATCACTGGCTCCCTCCTGTCACTTGAACTGGATTTGGGACCTTCAATTTTGGATGAAGTTCTTAATGTTATGGATAAAACAAAGACGACAGGCAATCAGTGATTTAATTGCAGTATAGGAAAACAAacaaagcaatgggcacaaagaCTTAGGCATATCACCACATGCTTGAGATGTGGACTGGAAAAATACAGGAGTGGCAAGactatttatttacatttttttacatttaccttATTGTCTGTCTTTTGTACCTTTTTTTGCGtagcttgcaaaaaaaaaatgcttttcaacACCCTCACCCAATTCTGAAAAAACTGACAAAAACGTTTTACAAAAAAACTATAATGTGgacttttttctttcagtttgacaAGTGCCTTTTATTTTCAGCAGGTGAAATTATCCATTTCCGTTTTCTGTGTAATTGCCTGTGCCAATGCCTATGCCAGTGATAGATGTATATCTAATGCTGTACTATTGCTGTACTATTGTACTACACTTTGTGCTGAAGTTGGGCATACTGTTAGCTTCCACTCTGTTGTTGTACTGTTGTTTTGTAATGATTGTTCTTCAGCCTCATTCACTTTTCTCCTcaataattgttttaataagGGACTATTTACTTTTGTCTCtcccttaaaataaaatgtgttacaATAAGCACTCTCACACATGTTTCTATTTATCAGGACAGTGTCATTACCACTGGAAATTCAAAATATGTGCTATATCTGAGACATTATTGGTGAAAAAGTCATGTATTTGGTGTGGGCTATTTCTGACAATAGCCATATATCAACAGCACAAGAGGTATGCCGTCAGCTTTGATTAACTGCTTTAAGTTTGATTGTTAAGTGTTGACCCTTTCAGAATGTTGTTTCATTTGCAAAATGGTTTAAGAGGATGTAAAAGTGAAACAATAAACCTCAAGCAAGTATGAATCAATGAAATAATGTTCATATCCAGAGATATTTAAGGTACACAGTATTGCAGatacatcagcaaaaccaaacaaATGTTAAtctactgcatatactgtacatgtataataTTGCCGTACAGTGTATACCGTATAAATGTATGCTTACTAAATGTGTTCTCATTTAGTGATCTACTGTACTgtgatctactgtactgtaccacagAAACAGGTGAGGACAGGTAGAAACTTTTTCTTTCCAAAGTATTGGTCAAATACATTGCGGGCCTGGGGTGTTGACTGTCCTGCCTACTacattcttaattttttttaggtttttacacaacatttcaaaattgtatttaatctattaataaacaaaacatcatcctgagcagaaaaaatattgacatactgtgtatatattataatatagatATTGAATATTATTATATCTGATGTTTTTATATAGTTTATAGTCATCTTCTAGTAACACTGAGAAAATTATAACtaca from Lepisosteus oculatus isolate fLepOcu1 chromosome 17, fLepOcu1.hap2, whole genome shotgun sequence encodes:
- the cdc42ep3 gene encoding cdc42 effector protein 3, whose protein sequence is MPAKTPIYLKAANSKKGKKYRLRDILSPDMISPPLGDFRHTIHIGKGGEQDAFGDMSFLQGKYDLLPGKEEPVAQQHVACSEFFRANSTSDATLAETPSPVLKNAISLPAIGGSQALTLPLLSTVAFTSTPEHLDPVQRLPVTAEAKTELGKLEENELRLSMEVLNSTQTLLMEKAPKPNLSSYMPKEKTNPLENDKLHLRDNGFKNTARSYTNGNGAILHSSDISGYYADWLKDSTAEDSRLCDSEFKLTKGKSGSGDSISKITGSLLSLELDLGPSILDEVLNVMDKTKTTGNQ